A stretch of Sinimarinibacterium sp. NLF-5-8 DNA encodes these proteins:
- the yrfG gene encoding GMP/IMP nucleotidase — translation MNNLVNWNQVEWVLLDMDGTLLDLSFDNYFWRELVPLRYAEKNGLTVKRANEVLQPQFEAVQHTLQWYSTDYWSELTGLDMAAMKYEQRHRIGIIPGIEAFLDAVRDSGRKLWLATNAHRDSWQLKLDYTGLGRYFEHVICSHDMSFAKEAQQFWQRAREIYDFDPRRTLFADDSMPVLSAAQAFGIAQVIGIRKPDSRLPERPMPAFSSVATLADLPPPQR, via the coding sequence ATGAATAACTTAGTGAACTGGAATCAGGTCGAGTGGGTGCTGCTGGATATGGACGGCACGCTGCTGGATTTGTCATTTGATAACTATTTTTGGCGCGAGCTGGTGCCGCTGCGCTATGCCGAAAAAAACGGGCTGACCGTCAAGCGCGCCAATGAAGTGTTACAACCGCAGTTTGAAGCCGTACAGCACACGTTGCAGTGGTACAGCACCGATTACTGGAGTGAGCTGACCGGACTGGACATGGCGGCGATGAAATACGAGCAGCGCCACCGCATTGGCATCATCCCCGGCATCGAGGCGTTTTTGGATGCCGTGCGCGATTCTGGACGCAAGCTGTGGCTGGCCACCAACGCGCACCGTGATAGCTGGCAGCTCAAGCTCGATTACACCGGCCTGGGGCGCTACTTTGAGCATGTGATCTGCTCACACGACATGAGCTTTGCCAAGGAAGCACAGCAATTTTGGCAGCGCGCGCGCGAGATTTACGATTTTGACCCGCGCAGAACCTTGTTTGCCGATGACTCGATGCCGGTGCTTTCGGCCGCACAGGCGTTTGGCATTGCCCAGGTGATCGGCATCCGCAAGCCGGACAGCCGCCTGCCAGAGCGGCCGATGCCGGCCTTTTCCAGTGTGGCAACGCTGGCCGATCTGCCGCCGCCGCAGCGCTGA
- a CDS encoding BrnA antitoxin family protein: MQAEYDLSQMKSRKNPYAAKLKTPVTMRLSADVVAYFKAMAQESGVPYQSLINLYLRDCMAQRRKVQIDWSAPA; encoded by the coding sequence ATGCAAGCCGAATACGATCTTTCTCAAATGAAATCGCGCAAAAATCCTTATGCGGCCAAGCTCAAAACGCCAGTGACGATGCGGCTTTCTGCAGACGTGGTGGCGTATTTCAAAGCAATGGCGCAAGAGTCTGGGGTGCCGTACCAGTCCTTGATCAATCTGTACTTGCGGGACTGCATGGCGCAGCGCCGCAAAGTGCAGATTGACTGGTCAGCGCCGGCATAG
- a CDS encoding ComF family protein gives MVDSVIWLPRCCRVCRQPITRGQLCTACHAELPWNLQSCPHCALPVSHPGACARCQRRRLPFDAAFCPLTLQTPIQPWIHALKYHADFAAAQTLGELMSRALTQRRARLPDRLIPVPLHPTRLRWRGYNQAVELARVISQQHGLRMDLHSAQRRRKTDDQIGQKASARRRNLRDAFTVTADLHGQHIALLDDVMTTGATLEALARACRAAGAAQIEAWAIARTP, from the coding sequence ATGGTTGACAGCGTGATCTGGCTGCCCCGCTGCTGCCGCGTTTGCCGACAGCCGATCACGCGTGGGCAACTCTGCACGGCGTGTCATGCCGAGTTGCCGTGGAACCTGCAAAGCTGCCCGCACTGCGCCCTGCCGGTGTCGCACCCCGGCGCTTGCGCGCGCTGCCAACGTCGCCGCCTGCCGTTTGATGCGGCATTTTGCCCATTGACCCTGCAGACACCGATTCAGCCGTGGATTCACGCGCTCAAATATCACGCCGACTTTGCCGCCGCGCAGACCCTGGGCGAACTGATGAGCCGCGCACTGACACAGCGGCGCGCGCGCCTGCCCGATCGCCTCATCCCCGTACCGCTGCACCCGACGCGCCTGCGCTGGCGCGGCTACAACCAGGCCGTTGAACTGGCGCGCGTCATCAGTCAGCAACACGGCCTGCGCATGGATCTGCACAGCGCCCAGCGCCGCCGCAAAACCGACGATCAGATCGGCCAGAAAGCCAGCGCGCGCCGCCGCAATCTGCGCGATGCCTTTACCGTCACCGCCGATCTGCACGGCCAGCACATCGCCCTGCTGGATGACGTGATGACCACCGGCGCCACCCTCGAAGCACTCGCGCGCGCCTGTCGTGCCGCAGGCGCCGCCCAGATCGAAGCCTGGGCCATCGCGCGCACGCCTTGA
- the cysQ gene encoding 3'(2'),5'-bisphosphate nucleotidase CysQ produces the protein MTVQPDAKLLDAIVDIAHTAGREILQIYHSDFAVDHKADDSPLTQADLAAHRCIIKGLAQLTPEIPTLSEEGAKLPFALRSSWTRYWLIDPLDGTKEFVKRNGEFTVNIALIDHHEPVLGVVYAPVLTTTYAAARGVGAWQQRGNQRSELKTRALTATPAFVVSRSHQTPELQTLLARLPQHSAVSTGSSLKFCLVAAGEADLYPRTGPTSEWDTAAGQCVVECAGGEVRTLPDLEPLRYNQKDSLLNPGFAVIGDRSAGWAEKLRG, from the coding sequence GTGACTGTTCAACCCGACGCAAAACTCCTGGATGCCATTGTCGATATTGCCCACACCGCTGGCCGTGAAATCTTGCAGATCTACCACTCCGACTTTGCCGTGGATCACAAAGCCGATGATTCACCGCTGACCCAGGCCGATCTGGCCGCGCACCGCTGCATCATCAAAGGTCTGGCGCAGCTCACGCCAGAGATTCCCACCTTGTCGGAAGAAGGCGCCAAACTGCCGTTTGCCCTGCGCAGCAGTTGGACGCGCTACTGGCTGATCGACCCACTCGACGGCACCAAAGAGTTTGTCAAGCGCAACGGTGAGTTCACCGTCAACATCGCACTGATCGACCACCACGAGCCGGTGCTTGGCGTGGTTTACGCGCCGGTGTTGACCACCACCTATGCCGCCGCGCGGGGTGTGGGCGCCTGGCAACAGCGCGGCAATCAGCGCAGCGAACTCAAAACGCGCGCGCTCACCGCCACGCCCGCCTTTGTTGTGAGCCGTTCACACCAAACCCCGGAACTGCAAACCCTGCTCGCGCGCCTGCCGCAGCACAGCGCGGTGAGTACCGGCAGCTCACTCAAGTTTTGCCTGGTCGCCGCCGGTGAAGCCGACCTGTACCCGCGCACCGGCCCGACGTCCGAATGGGACACCGCCGCCGGTCAATGCGTGGTGGAATGCGCCGGCGGTGAAGTGCGCACGCTGCCCGATTTGGAACCGCTGCGCTACAACCAGAAAGATTCGCTGCTCAACCCCGGCTTTGCCGTCATCGGCGACCGCAGCGCAGGATGGGCGGAAAAGCTGCGTGGATGA